From Xiphophorus hellerii strain 12219 chromosome 6, Xiphophorus_hellerii-4.1, whole genome shotgun sequence, the proteins below share one genomic window:
- the LOC116721389 gene encoding C-C chemokine receptor type 4-like, with protein MDDNEDYNYMLYLQNMNTTEDPSHVVSELVQLCAKKTVNMFGAKLIPVFYFVNFFLSYLGNGLVLLIIFKYEKLTTVTNIFLLNLVLSNLLFASSLPFWATYHLSEWIFGEALCKMVSSAYFIGFYSSILFLTLMTFDRYLAVVHALAACKRRKKKYAIISSVIVWCISISASVKELVLRNVFMNSMQGKMCEESGLSASSMRVWRLVSSYQQFMIFFLLPLIMVMYCYFRITLRILSTRMKEKCRAIKLIFVIIFTFFVCWTPYNIVCLLRAINISAGETDEEESCSTKQNLDYAYYLTRNIAYLYCCISPMFYTFLGKKFQSHFNKLVIKKIPCLSRHISFNSQSTRSTSQRTPHSVYEY; from the coding sequence ATGGATGATAATGAAGACTATAATTACATGCTCTACCTGCAGAATATGAATACAACAGAGGACCCGAGCCACGTGGTCAGTGAACTTGTCCAGCTGTGTGCCAAAAAGACTGTTAACATGTTTGGTGCAAAATTGATCCCAGTGTTCTACTTTGTTAACTTCTTCCTGAGTTACCTTGGAAACGGCCTTGTCCTCCTCATTATCTTCAAGTATGAGAAGCTCACCACAGTCACAAACATCTTTCTGCTGAATTTGGTGCTTTCCAATCTCCTTTTTGCCTCCAGTTTGCCTTTCTGGGCTACCTACCATTTGTCTGAATGGATCTTTGGAGAAGCTCTATGTAAAATGGTCAGCAGTGCTTATTTCATCGGTTTCTACAGCtccatcctcttcctcactctcaTGACATTTGACCGATATCTAGCTGTGGTGCATGCACTTGCAGCTTGCAAGCGCAGGAAGAAAAAGTATGCCATAATATCGTCTGTCATTGTTTGGTGTATCAGTATTTCAGCAAGTGTTAAAGAGTTGGTCCTTCGAAATGTGTTTATGAACTCAATGCAAGGCAAAATGTGTGAAGAATCAGGGTTATCAGCAAGCAGTATGAGAGTCTGGCGTTTGGTCAGTTCCTATCAACAGTTCATGATTTTCTTCCTCTTACCTCTGATAATGGTCATGTACTGCTACTTTAGGATCACGCTGCGGATTCTCTCCACCCGGATGAAGGAGAAGTGTCGAGCCATAAAGCTAATATTTGTAATcatcttcacattttttgtcTGCTGGACACCCTACAATATTGTATGCCTTCTTCGAGCAATTAATATTTCAGCTGGCGAAACAGACGAGGAAGAATCATGTTCCACCAAACAAAACCTAGATTATGCATATTACTTGACCCGAAACATTGCATACTTGTATTGTTGTATTAGTCcaatgttttacacatttctaGGGAAAAAGTTCCAGAGTCACTTCAACAAActggtgattaaaaaaattccCTGCCTGTCCAGACACATTAGCTTCAACAGCCAGAGCACTAGAAGCACATCACAGAGAACACCTCATTCTGTTTACGAATACTGA